The following are from one region of the Platichthys flesus chromosome 2, fPlaFle2.1, whole genome shotgun sequence genome:
- the LOC133963978 gene encoding G-protein coupled receptor 22-like, whose amino-acid sequence METDSYTSGPASADWVGTVAGLEGTGVLQEEGGGGSSSSPVSWYMPYSLGFQVSLTAFLMLELVLGFSSNLTVLVLYCSQSKLVDSVSNMVTVNLHILDVAVCVLCLPLTLVVVVLPPGPNLALICCFHEACVTFASISTAINILVISLDRYDISVRPANRMLTTRRAALLLAAVWVTSVAVFFIPFLEVQWSSEEGSEEKGQALPMSLSSHSTTVGPAWRNLTLLCIGGQGYHTSLGMHYHLILQVPIFFTTVAVMLFTYSRILRALNIRIGSHMKKTQRFRRPSCSGSHKRQKKKKAGLTVIDGGELGGEQSNTDGTKQLCHPPLIPSPSPTPTATSPPALSSSAPLVISEMGAATPMPATMGVQASVSAIIALRRAVRRHRDRRERQRRVFRMSLIIITTFLGCWAPLSVTNLLILGIGPSDALISLRLWFLALAYGTTVSHPLLYAFTRQKLRRALRAKVKKRVVSLLQVDPSPGGTIIHNSWVENRKTTRQVRLEASEGTDRCQAEAL is encoded by the coding sequence ATGGAGACTGACAGCTATACCTCGGGCCCAGCCTCCGCTGACTGGGTTGGAACGGTGGCCGGTCTGGAGGGAACAGGAGTcttgcaggaggagggaggagggggctcGTCCAGCAGCCCCGTGTCCTGGTACATGCCATACTCGCTGGGCTTCCAGGTGTCACTCACAGCCTTCCTcatgctggagctggtgctgggcTTCAGCAGCAACCTGACAGTGCTGGTTCTCTACTGCTCTCAATCCAAATTAGTGGACTCAGTGAGTAATATGGTAACTGTCAATCTGCATATATTGGATGTGGcggtgtgtgtgctgtgtctgCCGCTCacgctggtggtggtggtgctgcctCCAGGACCAAACCTGGCCCTGATCTGCTGTTTCCATGAAGCCTGCGTCACGTTTGCCAGCATCTCCACAGCCATCAACATCCTGGTCATCAGCTTGGACCGATATGATATTTCAGTACGGCCGGCCAACAGGATGCTGACCACACGCAGAGCAGCGCTGCTCCTGGCTGCCGTTTGGGTCACGTCAGTAGCTGTGTTTTTTATCCCATTCTTGGAGGTGCAGTGGTCCAGCGAAGAGGGATCAGAGGAGAAAGGGCAGGCGTTACCCATGTCTTTGTCGTCACATAGCACCACAGTGGGGCCTGCATGGCGTAACCTGACCCTGCTATGTATTGGTGGACAGGGCTATCACACAAGCCTTGGAATGCATTACCATCTTATCCTGCAGGTTCCCATCTTCTTCACCACTGTGGCAGTCATGCTCTTCACCTACTCCAGGATACTGAGAGCTTTAAACATCCGTATTGGCTCGCACATGAAGAAGACCCAGCGGTTCAGGAGACCCTCCTGCAGCGGGAGCCACaagagacagaagaaaaagaaagctggGCTAACAGTGATCGATGGTGGGGAGTTGGGAGGGGAGCAGAGCAACACAGATGGTACCAAACAGCTCTGCCACCCTCCCCTCATTCCTTCCCCCTCCCCTACACCCACAGCCACCTCTCCCCCTGCCCTGTCCTCGTCCGCCCCTCTGGTCATCTCTGAAATGGGTGCGGCCACCCCTATGCCAGCCACAATGGGTGTTCAGGCCTCAGTGTCAGCTATCATTGCCTTGCGGAGGGCAGTGCGGCGACATAGGGATCGGCGAGAGCGCCAGAGGCGGGTCTTCAGGATgtccctcatcatcatcaccaccttcCTGGGCTGTTGGGCTCCCCTCTCTGTGACCAACCTGCTAATCCTCGGCATCGGCCCCAGTGACGCACTGATCAGCCTGCGCCTCTGGTTCCTGGCCCTTGCTTACGGCACCACTGTCTCCCACCCTCTGCTCTACGCTTTCACCCGACAGAAGCTGCGCCGTGCCCTCCGCGCCAAGGTTAAAAAGAGGGTGGTGTCCTTGCTCCAAGTAGACCCTTCACCAGGGGGCACGATCATACACAACTCCTGGGTGGAGAACAGGAAAACCACCCGGCAGGTGCGGCTGGAGGCAAGTGAGGGCACTGACCGTTGCCAGGCAGAGGCCCTGTGA